From Sporolactobacillus pectinivorans:
CGCGTCCCCATGGTCAGCCCCGCGAGCGGAGTAAATCCCATTGAAGTATCAATCGATTTTCCGCCTTTAACTGCTGTGATGCTGGCCCCATTCCCGAGATGGCATGAAATAAGGCGAAGTTTTTCGATCGGACGGCTCAGTAGTTCTGCTGCCCGGATTGTCACATATTTATGGCTCGTTCCGTGAAAGCCGTATTTTCTAACCCCGTATTCCGTATAATATTCGTATGGCAGACTGTACAGATATGCTTCGCTACCCATGGTTTGGTGGAAGGCGGTATCAAAAACAACCACTTCCGGCACGCCCGGAAGCACTTCGCGAAAGGCCCTGATACCAACCAAGTTGGCCGGATTATGCAGCGGCGCCAGTTCAGAGAGGTTTTCAATTTCCCTAATGACTTCATCCGTAACCAGTGCCGAATCATTAAACGTTTCACCGCCGTGAACCACGCGATGTCCGATGCCATCGATTTCTTTCAACGAACGGATGATTTTCAAGGAAGTCAGTTTTTTAAGAAGTTCCCGGACCGCTTCTTCGTGATCAGAAATCGAAGCAATCTCCTGCACTTTTTCCCCTCTGACACTGATCGTAAAGATGGAGTCCGACAAGCCGATTCTCTCGACGGAGCCCTTTGTAATCAGCTCTTCAGCGGGCATATCCAGAAGCTGAAATTTTAGTGAAGAGCTGCCTGCGTTGATTGCCAGAATTAATGCCATGCCTTTAGCCCCCTTATCATCTCATACCGAGCGTCCTGCAAACCAGCGATCCAGCTGCGCCATAAAGCCGCGCATTGCCTGTTCATCCATGAAATCAGGCATTTCTGCCAGTAGAGCCTGTTTGTGGGGCGTAACATTCTGCCCTTTTTTCTGCATCAGCAGGATACTCTTCGCCGCTTTTCCATCCTTAAAAAGCGAAAGAGGCAGCTGAAGAAGGGCCAGAATGATTGCATGTTTTTGCAGAAAGTCATGAAAACGGCG
This genomic window contains:
- a CDS encoding acetate kinase; the encoded protein is MALILAINAGSSSLKFQLLDMPAEELITKGSVERIGLSDSIFTISVRGEKVQEIASISDHEEAVRELLKKLTSLKIIRSLKEIDGIGHRVVHGGETFNDSALVTDEVIREIENLSELAPLHNPANLVGIRAFREVLPGVPEVVVFDTAFHQTMGSEAYLYSLPYEYYTEYGVRKYGFHGTSHKYVTIRAAELLSRPIEKLRLISCHLGNGASITAVKGGKSIDTSMGFTPLAGLTMGTRSGDVDPALIPYIMDKTGMNATEVVNVLNKKSGLLGLTGFSSDLRDIEKEAKRGNKRAKLAIDVFIERIQKYIGSYAAKMSGVDAIIFTAGIGEHSPMIREKVMSGLEFMGVYGDHDRNKAIGEETLISAPHSPVKVLVIPTNEEVMIARDTVRLSKQHQNI